From the genome of Oncorhynchus mykiss isolate Arlee unplaced genomic scaffold, USDA_OmykA_1.1 un_scaffold_120, whole genome shotgun sequence:
gcatgggatgctaatatgactaggattatcaactagcatgggatgctaacatgactaggattatcaactagcatgggatgctaacatgactaggattatcaactagcatgggatgctaatatgactaggatcatcaactagcatgggatgctaatttgactaggattatcaactagtatgggatgctaatatgactaggattatcaactagcatgggatgctaatatgactaggatcatcaactagcatgggaaaGAGGGAgctctaaagatgcaacaactaggacGGGTTGCTTTGCCTTCCGGAAAAGAAAGTTGAAAATCAAAAGAACAAGGAGAGAAATGCCTTAGAGGTGGGTCCCAATAGGGAAATAAATTTAAATATAATTTGCCAAAATTATATATAAAATTACTCCAGTCTGtgcagaaataaataaaataatttttaaaaacttAACCAAAAAGCTGTGGATTGTgtcaaaaaaataacaaaaataatcacAAACTCGCTATTTGTGAACCCCATAATTTAGACAGTGCACGTGTGGCAGTAGGCCCAGCTGATTATTGAGTTGGGCTGTCGGTGAAAAGCATCGCAAATATCTGTGTGGAGACAGTGTGTGTTCGGTATAATAAAACCTGTTGCTCCGCTGTCTCCCGCCAATTCTCCTGCATTAAATTGCAGGTATTGATTACAGTAAAGCAGTTTAGtagtgtagtaaagtagtgtggtaaagcagtgtggtagtgtagtaaagtagtgtggtagtgtagtaaagtagtgtagtaaagtagtgtggtAAAGCAGTTTAGtagtgtagtaaagtagtgtggtaaagcagtgtggtagtgtagtaaagtagtgtggcTGTTAATAAATGCAGGTATTAATTACAGTAaagcagtgtagtagtgtagtaaagtagtgtggtaaagcagtgtagtagtgtagtgtagtagtgtagtaaagtagtgtggtaaagcagtgtggtagtgtagtaaagtagtgtagtaaagtagtgtggtAAAGCAGTTTAGtagtgtagtaaagtagtgtggtaaagcagtgtggtagtgtagtaaagtagtgtggcTGTTAATAAATGCTGGTATTAATTACAGTAAAGCAGTGTACTTTACAACTAACGAAAAATACACAGGCCAATTTAACACCACTGAATTAAGCTACATGACCATctagaccgataagcatgacgGTCAAACGCATTTCTACATCAACTGTTACTGCCATCAATTAATCAATTGTACCACAACAACGAGGACTGTCTAATCAGATCGACCTATCATGTACCAAAACAACGAGGACTGTCTCATCAGATCGACCTATCAACTAAAGGGATTTAAACCCTGTACCACAACAACGAGGACTGTCTAATCTGATCGACCTATCAACTAAAGGGATTTAAACCCTGTACCACAACAACGAGGACTGTCTCATCAGATCGACCTATCAACTAAAGGGATTTAAACcctgtaccacaacaacaaagACTGTCTAATCAGATCGACCTATCATGTACCACAACAACGAGGACTGTCTCATCAGATCGACCTATCAACTAAAGGGATTTAAACCCTGTACCACAACAACGAGGACTGTCTCATCAGATCGACCTATCATGTACCACAACAACGAGGACTGTCTCATCAGATCGACCTATCAACCAAAGGGATTTAAACCCTGTACCACAACAACAAGGACTGTCTAATCAGATCGACCTATCAACTAAAGGGATTTAAACCCTGTACCACAACAACGAGGACTGTCTCATCAGATCGACCTATCATGTACCACAACAACGAGGACTGTCTAATCAGATCGACCTATCATGTACCACAACAACGAGGACTGTCTCATCAGATCGACCTATCAACTAAAGGGATTTAAACCCTGTACCACAACAACGAGGACTGTCTCATCAGATCAACCTATCAACTAAAGGGATTTAAACCCTGTACCACAACAACGAGGACTGTCTCATCAGATCGACCTATCAACTAAAGGGATTTAAACCCTGTACCACAACAACGAGGACTGTCTCATCAGATCGACCTATCATGTACCACAACAACGAGGACTGTCTCATCAGATCGACCTATCATGTACCACAACAACGAGGACTGTCTAATCAGATCGACCTATCAACTAAAGGGATTTAAACCCTGTACCACAACAACAAGGACTGTCTCATCAGATCGACCTATCATGTACCACAACAACGAGGACTGTCTCATCAGATCAATCTATCAACTAAAGGGATTTAAACCCTGTACCACAACAACAAGGACTGTCTCATCAGATCGACCTATCATGTACCACAACAACGAGGACTGTCTAATCAGATCGACCTATCAACTAAAGGGATTTAAACCCTGTACCACAACAACGAGGACTGTCTCATCAGATCGACCTATCATGTACCACAACAACGAGGACTGTCATCAGATCGACCTATCATGTACCACAACAACGAGGACTGTCTCATCAGATCGACCTATCAACTAAAGGGATTTAAACCCTGTACCACAACAACGAGGACTGTCTCATCAGATCGATCTATCAACTAAAGGGATTTAAACTCCGTACCACAACAACGAGGACTGTCTCATCAGATCTATCTATTTCACCCCATTCAACTAAAGGTATTTTAACCCTGTTATTCATCTCACATGCGCCGATATTGAAAGCTCTCTCTGTTTTCCAATTATCTGTTCATTTAAAAAAGGCAATCGACCTCACAGAGGTGAAGGGTGTAGGACCTGGGGGATGGGGGTTAGGAGAAGGGGTAGGACATGGGGGGTGGGGTAGGACCTGGGGGATGGATGTCAGGAGAAGGGGTAGGACCTGGGGGATAGGGTAGGACCTGGGGGGTGGGGGTCAGGAGAAGGGGTAGGACCTGGGGGGTGGGGTAGGACCTGGGGGATGGGGGTCAGGAGAAGGGGTAGGACCTGGGGGATGGGGGTCAGGGGAAGGACCTGGGGGATGGGGGTCAGGGGACGGGgtaggacctgggggtcaggggATGAGGTAGAACCTGGGGGATGGGGGTCAGGATAGGACCTGGGGGACAGGGGACGGGgtaggacctgggggtcaggggAAGGACCTGGGGGATGGGGGTCAGGATACGGGGAAGGACCTGGGGGATGGGGGTCTGGATACGGGGAAGGACCTGGGGGATGGGGGTAAGGGACGGGGTAGGACCTGGGGGATGGATGTCAGGATACGGGGTAGGACCTGGGGGATGGGTGTCAGGGGAAGGACCTGGGGGATGGGGGTCAGAGACGGGGTAGGACCTGGGGGATGGGGGTCAGGGGAAGGACCTGGGGGATGGGGGTCAGAGACGGGGTAGGACCTGGGGGATGGGGAAGGACCTGGGGGATGGGGGTCAGGGGAAGGACCTGGGGGATGGGGAAGGACCTGGGGGATGGGGTAGGACCTGGGGGATGGGGGTCAGGGGAAGGACCTGGGGGATGGGGGTCAGGGGAAGGACCTGGGGGATGGGGTAGGACCTGGGGGATAGGTGACAGGGGACATGGTAGACCCTTGAGGGATGGGTGTCAGGGGAAGGGGTAGGAACTGGGGGATGGGGGTCAGAGGACGGGGTAGACCAGTGGGATGGAGGTCGGGGATGGGATAGAAGCTGGGGGATGGGGGTCAGGGGTAGGACCTGGGGGATGGGGTAGGACCTGGGGGATGGGGTTCAGGGGATGGGGTAGGACCTGGGGGATAGGTGACAGGGGAATGGGTAGGAACTGGGGGATGGGGGTCAGAGGACGGGGTAGACCAGTGGGATGGAGGTCGGGGATGGGATAGAAGCTGGGGGATGGGGGTCGGGGGTAGGACCTGGGGGATGGGGGTCAGGGGAAGGACCTGGGGGATGGGGGTCAGGGGAATGGGTAGGAACTGGGGGATGGGTGTCAGGGGACATGGTAGACCCTTGAGGGATGGGTGTCAGGGGAAGGGGTAGGAACTGGGGGATGGGGGTCAGAGGATGGGGTAGACCAGTGGGATGGAGGTCGGGGATGGGATAGAAGCTGGGGGATTGGGGTCAGGGGTAGGACCTGGGGAGTGGGGGTCAGGGGAAGGACCTGGGGGATGGGGTAGGACCTGGGGGATGGGGTTCAGGGGATGGGGTAGGACCTGGGGGATAGGTGACAGGGGAATGGGTAGGAACTGGGGGATGGGGGTCAGAGGACGGGGTAGACCAGTGGGATGGAGGTCGGGGATGGGATAGAAGCTGGGGGATGGGGGTCGGGGGTAGGACCTGGGGGATGGGGGTCAGGGGAAGGACCTGGGGGATGGGGGTCAGGGGAAGGACCTGGGGGATGGGGTAGGACCTGGGGGATGGGGTTCAGAGGACAGGGTAGACCAGTGGGATGGAGGTCGGGGATGGGATAGAAGCTGGGGGATGGGGGTCGGGGGTAGGACCTGGGGGATGGGGGTCAGGGGAAGGACCTGGGGGATGGGGTAGGACCTGGGGGATGGGGTTCAGGGGACGGGGTAGGACCTGGGGGATAGGTGACAGGGTAGGACCTGAGGGATGGGGGTCAATGGAATGGGTAGGAACTGGGGGATGGGTGTCAGGGGAAGGAACTGGGGGATGGGGGTCAGGATACGGGGTAGGACCTGGGGGATGGGTGTCAGGGGAAGGACCTGGGGGACGGGGGTCAGAGACGGGGTAGGACCTGGGGGATGGGGAAGGACCTGGGGGAAGGGGGTCAGGGGAAGGACCTGGGGGATGGGgtaggacctgggggtcaggggACGGGGTAGGACCTGGGGGATAGGGTAGGACCTGAGGGATGGGGGTCAGGGGACGGGGTAGGACCTGGGGGATAGGTGACAGGGTAGGACCTGAGGGATGGGGGTCAGGGGAATGGGTAGGAACTGGGGGATGGGTGTCAGGGGACAGGGTAGACCTGAGGGATGGGGGTCAGGGGAAGGAACTGGGGGATGGGGGTCAGGATACGGGGAAGGACCTGGGGGATGGGGGTCAGGGGAAGGACCTGGGGGATGGGGGTCAGGGGAAGGACCTGGGGGAGGGGgtaggacctgggggtcaggggACGGGGTAGGACCTGAGGGATGGGGTCAGGGGACCAGCTAGGAGCTGGGGATCAGGGGACAGGGTAGGACCTGGGGGATGGGGGACACGGGGCGGGGTAGGACCTGGGGGATGGGGGTAGGACCTGGGGGGTGGGGGTCAGGGGACGGGGTAGGACCTGGAGGATGGGGGTCAGGGGACGGGGTAGGACCTGGGGGATGGGGGTCAGGGGACGTGGTAGGACCTGAGGGATGGGGTAGGAGGTGGGGATGGGGGTCAGGGGACCTGGTAGGACCTGGGGACAGGGTAGGACCTGGGGGATTGTAAGAGGGGTGGGTAGGGGGTCAGGGTAGGACCTGGGGGATGGGGGTCAGGGGACAGGGTAGGACCTGGGCGATTGTAAGAGGGGTGGGTAGGAGCTGGAGATAGGAACGAGGGTGGCTAGGGGGTCACAGGTCTTTTGTCTCCGCATGAACGGTACGACTACAATGAGCTACACAAACAGCCGCCCACAACAAAAGTGTGACAGTGGGTTTCATTTAGCCCTTAAAACAGCAACGCTGACTCAGCAGGGGGGCTGGCCGCTCGGTCGCTACATTACAACGGAACTGCATGTGCTGCTTGTACCAGACTTTACCTccagtatgcacacacacattgatgcccccccccccacacacacacacacacacacaggaaaaggccaggcaggcacacacacaggtccagggctctataaaaccacacacagatccagggctctataaaaccacacacagatccagggctctataaaaccacacacaagtcCAGGGCTCTATAAAACCACACACAGATCCAGGGCTCTATAAAACCACACACAGATCCAGGGCTCTATAAAACCACACACAGGTCCAGGGCTCTATAAATAAACCACACACAGATCCAGGGCTCTATAAATAAACCACACACAGATCCAGGGCTCTATAAATAACCCACACACATATCCAGGGCTCTATAAAaccacacacagttccagggcTCTATAAATAACCCACACACATTTCCAGGGCTCTATAAAACCACACACAGATCCAGGGCTCTATAAAACCACACACAGATCCAGGGCTCTATAAAACCACACACAGATCCAGGGCTCTATAAAACCACACACAGATCCAGGGCTCTATAAATAACCCACACACAGGTCCAGGGCTCTATAAATAACCCACACACAGGTCCAGGGCTCTATAAATAAACCACACACAGATCCAGGGCTCTATAAATAAACCACACACAGATCCAGGGCTCTATAAATAAACCACACACAGATCCAGGGCTCTATAAAGATTCAGGGCTCTATAAATAAACCACACACAGGTCCAGGGCTCTATAAAaccacacacagttccagggcTCTATAAATAACCCACACACATTTCCAGGGCTCTATAAATAAACCACACACAGATCCAGGGCTCTATAAAACCACACACAGATTCAGGGCTCTATAAAACCACACACATGTCCAGGGCTCTATAAATAAACCACACACAGATCCAGGGCTCTATAAAACCACACACAGGTCCAGGGCTCTATAAATAAACCACACACAGATCCAGGGCTCTATAAATAAACCACACACAGATCCAGGGCTCTATAAATAACCCACACACATATCCAGGGCTCTATAAAaccacacacagttccagggctctataaataacccacacacatttccagggctctataaataaaccacacacagttccagggctctataaataaaccacacacaggtccagggctctataaataacccacacacagatccagggctctataaataacccacacacaggtccagggctctataaataacccacacacaggtccagggctctataaataaaccacacacagatccagggctctataaagatccagggctctataaataaaccacacacaggtccagggctctataaaaccacacacagttccagggcTCTATAAATAAACCACACACAGATCCAGGGCTCTATAAAACCACACACAGATCCAGGGCTCTATAAAACCACACACATGTCCAGGGCTCTATAAATAAaccacacacagttccagggcTCTATAAATAACCCACACACATTTCCAGGGCTCTATAAATAACCCACACACATTTCCAGGGCTCTATAAATAAACCACACACAGATCCAGGGCTCTATAAAACCACACACAGGTCCAGGGCTCTATAAATAAACCACACACAGATCCAGGGCTCTATAAATAAACCACACACAGATCCAGGGCTCTATAAATAAaccacacacagttccagggcTCTATAAAACCACACACAGATCCAGGGCTCTATAAATAAACCACACAGGTCCAGGGCTCTATAAATAAACCACACACAGGTCCAGGTCTCACCTGTTTTGACTCTTGAGTTTGTTTCTTTGTTGGCAACAGGTTGTATTGAGAGCTctaaaaaaacaaaaagaaagatgGGTCAGTTCACTAATCTGCTCCCGAGAGGCACAGAGGTCTACggtcactgcatctcagagcaagaggtgtcactacagaccctggttcgaatccaggctgtatcacatccggccatgattgggagtatcgtggggcggtgcacaattggctctGGCGTCGTTCAGGTTTGACCTGGGGTCGTTCAGGTTTGACCTGGGGTCGTTCAGGTTTGACCAGGGGTCGTTCAGGTTTGACCAGGGGTCGTTCAGGTTTGACCAGGGGTCGTTCAGGTTTGACCTGGGGTCGTTCAGGTTTGacctggggtaggccgtcattgtaaataagaagttgttcttcaTTTAAATAGGCGAGTAagttaaggttaaataaaaaatatatataaatgaatGATTAAACTCCCCTGTCAAAACAAAGACCGTTCATTTATCCTGCTCACTAATAAACTCCCCTGTCAAAACAAAGACCGTTCATTTATCCTGCTCACTAATAAACTCCCCTGTCAAAACAAAGAACGTTCATTTATCCTGCTCACTAATACACTCCCCTGTCAAAACAAAGACCAGTCAGTTCATTTATCCTGCTCACTAATACACTCTCCTGTCAAAACAAAGACCAGTCAGTTCATTTATCCTGCTCACTAATAAACTCTCCTGTCAAAGACCAGTCAGTTCATTTATCCTGCTCACTAATAAACTCTCCTGTCAAAGACCAGTCAGTTAATTTATCCCGCTCACTAATAAACTCTCCTGTCAAAGACCAGTCAGTTCATTTATCCTGCTCACTAATAAACTCTCCTGTCAAAGACCAGTCAGTTCATTTATCCTGCTCACTAATAAACTCTCCTGTCAAAGACCAGTCAGTTCATTTATCCCGCTCACTAATAAACTCTCCTGTCAAAGACCAGTCAGTTCATTTATCCTGCTCACTAATAAACTCCCCAGTCAAAACAAAGACAGGTCagttatacattttaaaatatagtTTGTTTTGTTGAGTCTTGGCATAATTCAGTTACTATGGAATTGACCACTAGGCATTAAGAGTTTGAAATAAGTTTATTATTTCAGAAATGTAAATACTGTGGACCTGTCTACCAGGGTTAGGGTCAACTCCATTTATCTAGCTAGGGACCCGTCTACCGGGGTTAGGGTCAACTCCATTCATCTAGCTAGGGACCCGTCTACCAGGGTTAGGGTCAACTCCATTTATCTAGCTAGGGACCCGTCTACCGGGGTTTGGGCCAATTCCATTTATCTAGCTAGGGACCCGTCTACCAGGGTTAGGGTCAACTCCATTTATCTAGCTAGGGACCCGTCTACCAGGGTTAGGGTCAACTCCATTTATCTAGCTAGGGACCCGTCTACCAGGGTTAGGGTCAACTCCATTTATCTAGCTAGGGACCCGTCTACCAGGGTTTGGGTCAACTCCATTTATCTAGCTAGGGACCCGTCTACCAGGGTTAGGGTAAATTCCATTTATATAGCTAGGGACCCGTCTACCAGGGTTAGGGTCAACTCCATTTATATAGCTAGGGACCCGTCTACCAGGGTTTGGGTCAACTCCATTTATCTAGCTAGGGACCCGTCTACCAGGGTTTGGGCCAATTCCATTTATCTAGCTAGGGACCCGTCTACCAGGGTTAGGGTCAACTCCATTTATCTAGCTAGGGACCCGTCTACCAGGGTTAGGGTCAACTCCATTTATCTAGCTAGGGACCCGTCTACCAGGGTTTGGGTCAACTCCATTTATCTAGCTAGGGACCCGTCTACCAGGGTTAGGGTAAATTCCATTTATATAGCTAGGGACCCGTCTACCAGGGTTAGGGTCAACTCCATTTATATAGCTAGGGACCCGTCTACCAGGGTTTGGGTCAATTCCAATTTCATTCAGGAAATACACTAAAAAGGTTTTTCCATTCAGAatggtttttatttgttttttaaaggAATTTTGTTAACTTTCTGAGATAGATTGGAATTGACAGCGTTGGACcagtcagtaaccgaaaggtcgctaggtcagatccccgagctgaccagataaaaatatatatatatataatctatcgatgggcccttgagcaaggcacttaaaccctaattgctcctgtaagtggcTCTGCATAAGAGCATCTAAAATGTccaacaaaatgaaaaaaaataataatgtaaatGTAGAAAAGTAACTTGCCACACACACCAACCAACACATGGGATTGGACAGTCAAactgtccattaaaatagcagCCAACCGGTGTCACTGGTGATATCCTGCGCCGC
Proteins encoded in this window:
- the LOC118947064 gene encoding proline-rich extensin-like protein EPR1 is translated as MTAYPRSNLNDPRSNLNDPWSNLNDPWSNLNDPWSNLNDPRSNLNDPRSYPDPLPTPLTIPQVLPCPQVLPGPLTPIPTSYPIPQVLPRPLTPIPQVLPRPLTPILQVLPRPLTPTPQVLPPSPRSYPAPCPPSPRSYPLPQVLPLTPIPQVLPLTPIPQVLPRILTPIPQFLPLTPIPQVLPRPLTPRSYPIPQVLPLTPFPQVLPHPPGPTPSLTPVPQVLPLTPIPQVLPRILTPIPQFLPLTPIPQFLPIPLTPIPQVLPCHLSPRSYPIPQVLPLTPIPQVLPLTPIPQVLPPTPIPQLLSHPRPPSHWSTPSSDPHPPVPTHSPVTYPPGPTPSPEPHPPGPTPSPRSYPRPPSPSFYPIPDLHPTGLPRPLTPIPQFLPIPLSPIPQVLPHPLNPIPQVLPHPPVPTPSPDTHPSRVYHVPCHLSPRSYPIPQVLPLTPIPQVLPLTPIPQVLPHPPGPSPSPRSYPVSDPHPPGPSPDTHPPGPTPYPDIHPPGPTPSLTPIPQVLPRIQTPIPQVLPRILTPIPQVLPLTPRSYPVPCPPGPILTPIPQVLPHPLTPRSYPTPQVLPLLLTPTPQVLPYPPGPTPSPDIHPPGPTPPPMSYPFS